From Maniola hyperantus chromosome 21, iAphHyp1.2, whole genome shotgun sequence, the proteins below share one genomic window:
- the LOC117992234 gene encoding uncharacterized protein, whose protein sequence is MSPERETQETEDVLESIDELKERLSSMKKMMEERKSTGSGTKDLFQGQARSLHGTNMIDGNFLSFVFGGSLFVILSVSVYAFYNLYHAVLKKFPSPHTEL, encoded by the exons ATGAGTCCGGAACGGGAAACTCAAg AGACAGAAGACGTCTTAGAGTCCATAGATGAGTTGAAAGAACGACTATCCTCCATGAAAAAGATGATGGAGGAGCGAAAATCCACCGGTTCAGGCACCAAGGACCTCTTCCAAGGTCAAGCCAGGAGTCTACACGGAACTAACATGATAGATGGAAACTTCCTATCATTCGTCTTTGGCGGTTCCCTGTTCGTAATActaagtgtatctgtctatgcCTTTTATAATCTATATCATGCTGTGCTGAAGAAATTCCCTTCACCGCATACGGAGTTGTAA
- the LOC117992569 gene encoding chymotrypsin-2-like, which translates to MTTSGLRAASAFQLESKQNRHLLALEQFPSVAQVQFYTPGGSLDWTQNCAASILNQLYVLSAASCFSGPNYPGPAHRRIRVGTNYGSMGGGQVVYVSIAMNYEGNNSSAAVVHDISVVRLTSRLVYSDLARQASLLRQGSVVPIGVAIKQLGWGGRYAVPLQIANLTTYRSSVDQPSNLITAVSPWGSSAWANTDAGGPWIWEGVTVGWHMSRYVIVVLEEA; encoded by the exons ATGACGACCTCCGGCCTCC GTGCTGCATCAGCTTTTCAGTTGGAAAGTAAGCAAAACAGGCATCTTTTGGCCCTCGAACAGTTTCCCTCGGTAGCGCAAGTTCAGTTCTATACCCCGGGGGGCTCCCTGGACTGGACGCAAAACTGTGCTGCCTCGATCCTGAACCAGCTGTACGTGCTGTCCGCTGCGAGCTGCTTCTCTGGACC AAACTATCCAGGTCCAGCGCATCGTCGTATCCGGGTCGGAACCAACTATGGCTCAATGGGCGGAGGACAGGTCGTCTACGTGAGCATAGCGATGAACTATGAAGGCAACAACAGTAGCGCTGCCGTCGTCCACGACATATCGGTCGTGAGGTTGACGAGTCGTCTGGTGTATAGCGACCTCGCGAGGCAGGCGTCCTTATTACGTCAAGGCTCTGTCGTCCCTATTGGTGTAGCGATCAAGCAACTGGGCTGGGGAGGT AGATATGCTGTCCCGCTTCAAATTGCTAACCTCACAACCTACAGAAGCTCGGTAGACCAACCATCCAATTTGATAACAGCTGTGTCCCCTTGGGGTAGCTCTGCCTGGGCCAACACTGACGCGGGAGGGCCCTGGATCTGGGAAGGTGTCACTGTCGGA tggcacatgagtagatatgtgATAGTGGTGTTGGAAGAAGCTTAA
- the LOC117992571 gene encoding trypsin, alkaline C-like, producing the protein MCVLSYPERIVGGNPTAIENYPSMVQVELLSQVTGSWSQDCAGSILTSRFILSAAQCFTGWNLEFPYRRVRAGATYRNFGGSIVYVDSTVKHPTYGTNGLEADISVIRLFTPLTYSPTVRQATIVYANSDIPDNTVVVLAGWGRISEAGPISQILRDVSVYTINNRLCAERYSKLGIPITVTPTMICSGVLDVGGRDACHGDSGGPMYLGHIVVGIISGGYSCANGTYPGISTAVASYTDWIVDTVYNWPYSH; encoded by the exons ATGT GTGTCCTTTCTTACCCTGAAAGGATAGTGGGAGGGAATCCCACTGCCATAGAGAACTACCCATCCATGGTGCAAGTGGAGCTGCTGAGTCAAGTGACTGGCTCCTGGTCACAGGACTGTGCTGGAAGCATCCTCACTTCTAGATTCATCTTGTCTGCTGCTCAGTGTTTTACTGGATG GAACTTGGAGTTTCCATACCGTCGCGTCCGAGCTGGTGCCACCTACCGCAACTTTGGTGGTAGTATCGTCTACGTAGACTCCACCGTGAAGCATCCAACATACGGCACCAACGGCTTAGAGGCAGATATCAGCGTTATCAGGCTGTTCACCCCTCTGACGTACAGCCCGACTGTCAGACAGGCTACTATTGTGTATGCTAACTCAGACATTCCTGATAATACCGTGGTGGTGCTTGCTGGTTGGGGACGGATTTCT GAAGCGGGTCCAATCTCCCAAATCCTTCGCGACGTCTCAGTCTATACCATCAACAACAGGCTTTGCGCTGAAAGGTACTCCAAGTTAGGAATACCAATAACTGTTACCCCAACCATGATCTGCTCGGGAGTCCTAGACGTTGGGGGTCGCGACGCCTGCCATGGGGACTCAGGCGGGCCTATGTACTTGGGACATATTGTTGTTGGCATAATATCAGGAGGATACAGCTGTGCTAACGGAACTTATCCAGGTATAAGTACTGCTGTAGCTTCGTACACGGATTGGATAGTTGACACTGTTTATAATTGGCCTTATTCGCACTAG